Sequence from the Miscanthus floridulus cultivar M001 chromosome 16, ASM1932011v1, whole genome shotgun sequence genome:
ctaaaaTGTTGTCCTAGCCAGTCAAGGATGCTGTCTTTGATaggcagcaagaccaccatgcagccacaaggaccatatgTTGCAGCCCCACAAAAATcagccaacacagagacttatcccatcaatCCAAAGCCATCAACCCAAAGCCTCTGTGCAGATTTGGTTGTAATCATTCATTGGTTCTACCTGCTATGTGTAGGACTGTACTAAGCTTTTTCTATTATTCTCAATCAATTCTTTTTGTATGATATTTTTTTTTCACGAGTAATGATCAAGATCAATGATAAATATAAATTCATATTGACCTCTTACTGTCTTGCACTGATGTGAATCTTCTGGTTTTGTCTGCAGTTGGTGATCTGAACCACTTGATCAGTGCCACCATGAGTGGTGTCACCTGCTGCCTTCGTTTCCCAGGGCAGGTGAACTCTGACCTCCGCAAGCTTGCTGTCAACCTGATTCCCTTCCCACGCCTGCACTTCTTCATGGTTGGCTTTGCGCCACTCACCTCACGTGGCTCCCAGCAGTACCGCTCCCTCACGGTCCCTGAGCTGACCCAGCAGATGTGGGAGTCCAAGAACATGATGTGTGCTGCGGATCCGCGCCATGGCCGCTACCTGACGGCCTCTGCCATGTTCCGGGGCAAGATGAGCACCAAGGAGGTGGACGAGCAGATGCTCAACGTGCAGAACAAGAGCTCGTCTTACTTTGTGGAGTGGATTCCGAACAACGTGAAATCCCGTGTTTGTGACATCCCCCCGCGTGGCCTCTCCATGTCGTCCACCTTCGTGGGCAACTCCACCTCCATCCAGGAGATGTTCCGGCGTGTGAGCCAGCAGTTCACGGCCATGTTCAGGAGGAAGGCCTTCTTGCATTGGTACACCTGTGAGGGCATGGATGAGATGGAGTTCACTGAGGCGGAGAGCAACATGAACGACCTCGTCTCCGAGTACCAGCAGTACCAGGACGCTACAGCTGACGAGGAGGCCGACTTTGAGGACGAGGGCGCGGCGGCAGAGTGAGGCCGCTGCCATCAGTTGGTGCGGGGGTTTTTAGGGTTTTCTTTAAACTTTGGTGATCTTATAAGTTCATTTTGGACGTGTTTGAGCTTGGACATTGGGTTTAAGTAGTTTGTAATATATGTGGCCTGATTCCACCTTGTGTAGATGAAGCTGGAATTTTATCGATTATCTAAAAAAAACTGGAGCTAGCCTGCGTATGCTTGAAGTGCATCCTCTTGATGCTACCTCAACGTATGCATGGTGGTTGTCGCACTTAATAAATATGTTAGTTACGTACTAGTTTCTGCGCTACTGCGCTAGTGGATTGGAACTATGATTAGAATGTTTTTTTAAACAATATGATTAGAATGTTTGCTGATAACTATCATGGTGTTCTTGAACGAGATtctgggcctgtttagttccaccaaaatccaaactttggcactatgcaaaaagaagattccccgtcatatcaaatttgcggtacatgcatggagtactaaatgttgacgaaatcaaaaactaattgcacagtttggttgtactttacgagacgaacgttttgagcctaattagtcaacgattggacaattattaccaaatacaaacgaaatgctatagGGCGCTACATGGTGCTACAGTGAATTTGACGGCGCCGAATCAGCCCAACTAAACGAGGGCTCTGTGTTGCCTTTCTGGACCAAAGATTAGAATGTTTGTTGAAAAATATGAGGTCGTTCTATGTTCTCTAGTAAATCTTTGTAGGTTGTGCCATCCAAGCATGTTTGTTTGGATGTTTGAGCCGTCGAACATTTCTTTCCTCTTGATTGTTTAGAATCAGACGGGACCAAATAATTGTACATCTTTGGTTAAGATCAAGTAGAAGGACTTTATAGACTCTTGGAGCCTGTAAGctcactactacagaagttaactgtaggggcggctctagagcctctgtaggggcggctgcgccagccgcccttcccagggtattcctacagagggtgcctctgtaggggcggctggtgttttcagccgctccTACAGTTTCCTCTGTAAGgacggctggtaatatcagccgcccctgtagtggacttctgtaagggcggctggtgatgttgtgtgtatttgtaagggcggttcaatcaagaaccgcgatatatatatatatatataattcaaattcgaatctgactgccacaaatatacatatatacatccacaaacacaagaccattatttagaacatcatcacaaatcataattcacaaaagttcatcattacaacatagtccattatgaagtccatcattataacatagtccattaagaaatccacaagtccaaatgcaaaacaaagtccaaaccgttccaaagtctgatccaaatcataccacaagtccacattgtcatcaacggcctagggctaacctatcagtctcccgaaggtgttggtacagaggattactacctaagtcggtAAGAAAATGATGGTAAGTACCTTTATGatacacaatctggtccattatgaaTCTGGCGTAGTGGCTGAATTGTTTAGCACATATCATTTTTTCATTGACATGAACTTCTAATGAGCTGTACATAGTTATGTTGGGAATCAAGGCAGCATCAATGGTCCAGCTAGCTAACATCTAATCTTGAGATGAATTACAGAAGCATCAATTACCATTCAATGGAATAATAATAATACGCTTATGCACATGGAAATAACCTTAAGGCGAGAATACAAAAAGTTGGGATCCACATGCGTACTTGAAGATGTTTTAAGAAAAAGACATGCATACTTCAAACCTCCACTAGGATTAGAAATGTGCACAAAGAGTCTTGTTTAGACCaaattctaaagaaaaaaaaaacagagtcgTGTTTGGACCATAGAGAAATAACATAGCATAAAGCCTATGCAAGTTTCAAACCTACATCAACAACAGCCATCCACAACTACTATATCTGTTTATAATTTACAAAGCTCACATCAACACTTTGTGCAGATTCATGGTTTCTCCACAATCGTGAGACATTTTAGCTCCATCAGATATTCAaatggggtgtttggttcccCGCCTTGCTTCGCCACACCATGCAAGTGGCGCCTGCTTGGTTCACGTCTGAAAGTTACGGTAGCTACAGATTCTTCAGCTCATTTATGTGCTAGCTTTTCACCACAAGTGTTGCGGTCATTTTCTCCACGCAGCTGCAGCACGCCACAACTGGGCATTGGCGTCTGTTGGCGAGGAATCAAATAGGCCCCAAATTTGGTGTTAAAACTGCACCAACCTGAACTACAGAAAATCACTCTTGAATATGGTGGCCCGCTCAACCGACCCACAAAGAACATAACCAAATTTGATTACTTGAAGTGGAAAATAATCTCACCAAGTATGGTGAAAAGAGTTTGATGTTAATCGACACCACGCCTCGTCTCTAAGTTGTATGTGTGTTTCTTGCGGCGTTGAACTCTATCTTAGTGCCAACAGCTCTAAAAAAGAAAGGCTAGGGTGAGGCAAACTATCCTGTTATTTTGAATCAATAGTCCACAAATCACTTGACTTGTTTGCTAGAAAATCACTTCAATTGTGTGTTATTTTGCCCGGACACTTTATCCAACCTCATGTTGAGAGAGTTTCCCAAAAAGTTCCACCATTTGAAACACATAACTGGGGGTCTGAGCATGTATCATTTTATACTACTAGCATCAATTAGTTAATGTCGTGCAATGAAATTTGACcacggccccgttcgctggtctgaaacttgactgaaactggctgaaagacactgttctggctgaattgttgtgagagaaaaacactgtttcggttgaaaaaacaagccgaacaaaccgaatatggggtaagctgaACAGGGCCTTAGATTTAGAATCTGACTAGTGAATCGCTCATGATGATTTTGTCATCTCAAGATTTGCTAGTTTAGTTTATCAGATTATTTATAGAAGtagtatgtatgtgtataaatttATAGACATGTAATAGATATTGTAGGTTCCGGCCTCGGGATGCCCAGGCTGCGGTCCGGGGCACGGCCTAAAAATCCCTAAGATTTAACCCTGCCTGATGCGACCTAAAAATCCCTAACTCTATTTTCAGCCCCCCTTAGGTGTTCCGGGATCCGCCACTGACTATACCTATTGTCGATAGAGCCACACTTGCAGCCGTACAAcagttgtttttttttctattgctaatgttataaaatcaaagtcaaacTGCTAATGTGAAAATCAAACTTTGATGATGGCCAAATTCAATGAGGAAAATTACAAGGAAACTTTTTCATGGAAGACTAAGAACAACGGGCCCTCTCTCCCCTCTATAAAAGGGATTGTTAAGAGGGCTGAAAGGGACATGAGAATATACATCCATGTACTGAGCAAATCGATTAATAAAGAGTTGTTTCCCTCTCTATTATGTTTTCTTTGTTCCTATGCTTGTGTAGAAGAACTTGATTTCTTAACAACCACTACCGCAAAAATGCTTTTTCGAGCAGCCAAATGTGTTTCAGAAGAATATATGAATTATAATTTCTTTAGTTGGACATCCCAAGTTCCCGACCGAGGGGCTGTTTGGTTCCCCGCGAGGCTTCGCCTCGCATTGTCTATTGTGCCGGCATAATCAACGAGAAGCCTGCCAAGACGAGCGAGCCAATTCGGCTCTCTCACGCAAGCGAGGACAATCTTAACCCTAGAGACTTCTAAGTACTCAGGCAAGGGGACCAAACATACATCGGGGTTACGTGGTTGCCGAGCTAGCTAGCTTTGCATAGCCAGCGCAAGACACAAGAAGCTTGTTGGGCTTGGGTGAGCCGAATTGGCTCTCTCACGTTGGTAAAGCAAACAATGTCCAAACCTCACCCGCAGCTGCTTGTTTCCTATCTTGACTGGGCAAGGTAAAACTTCACAGTGCGGAGCGAGGGGACCAATCAACCCTAGATACAAACGAGTTGCCTTAACATAACACTGCCGCCGTTCAGGACCGTTTGTCGATGGCATGCTGCTATGGAGTGCAGTTCGCCATTGAGGGGGGAGGGTGAAACGTCTTGAGGTGGAGACGGATTGCCATGTGCTTGTTAATCTGTGGGAGAATCCTTCATGCCAAAATTCTGACGTTGGTCCTCTTCTACAGCAAGTCTATGACCGGAGTTAGAGTTTCATTGATTTCACTTTTGTTTTCTCTAGTAGAACCTATAATAAGCTAGCTCATAAATGTGATAAACTTGTATCCCGTACTAATTTAGAGGAGTGGCTTGTACCACCACCAGGCTTACCGTGTATTCTAGATGCAGAATGTAACCACGTTCATCAATGAATGAAGCTCCGGCTCTTAAAAAACATAACACCGCTGTCGTTCAGGATCGTTTGTCGTAGTAAAATCCATCTATTTCACCATGTTGCGACGTTAAAACGAAAGGCGACCCTGTCCTATAGCTACATGCATATACATCTTCAGAAGTAGGAGAAAACTCTAACAAAAAAACTAGTTATTGGGGAGAAACAAAACATGTTTTGGGATTTTTAAGATCTTCTCTCCGCCAGAACGAGAAAATAAATCCTCAATTAGAAAAATTGTGGATTGGGGAGGAGAGGTGTCTCCTTTATTTGAGGGATGAGAGGCTATGATTTAAGATGACAAGAATTTTTTATTAGGATTGAGTTTATAAAACTGCCGAAGATGTCTAAAATAACAGCTTTTTTCGTTAGGTGGAGATGCTCTAAACCCCAAGCCTCGCACCTCGCACCTCGCAGGGTCGGTCGCACCGAACAGCAGCGACCAAACCAGTTACCAGCCCACCAAATCCAGGCGTAGTGCCCGTGCGCGCACCCATTCCCTCCCCTCATGGCGGCATCGGCGGCGCGGCCCCTGGCGCTCCTCGCGTCCGCCTCGGCATCGCTCGGCGTCAGGCGGCGGGCGTGGGCTCGCTTGGCTGTCTCTTCCTCTTCGGCGGGGTCGGCGCTCCCCAGTCTCCGCGGGCGCCACTCGTTCGCCGCCTCCGCAGGTGGCGCCGTGATGGGGAAGCCAGGCCCCGGCCCCGGCGCCGTTGACGCCGACGCCGGGATGGACGCCGTCCAGCGGCGGCTCATGTTTGAGGACGAGTGAGTTGCCTCCGGTCCCTCCGTCGCGTCAAATTTGCTAGCAGTGCTCTGCTTGTGTGGTAGCTAAGGTAGTGATAACTGATCTCGTCGGCTCGCGCGGTGCCTTGATTGCATCGAATTGTGGCTATTGAAACTATTATCTCTCGTGTATTATCTAATTACATGAGCTATGATTCTTTCTCCTTTCGGAATCTAGATTACTGTTGCTACAACTACAACTTAGTGGACTGAGAGATTCAGATTGAGGTTGAAAACCAGTCTGGTCGCTTCCATTTTAAATCTTGTGACTGCTGCCAATAAaacagaaatttaattttttccaTGCAGGTGCATTTTAGTGGATGAACAAGACAATGTCATCGGCCACGAGTCCAAGTATAACTGTACGTGACTCCGTGTGAATTTGTCTATTCCATTCAGTTATGCACGGTTGTGATATTCAAAACAAGACTGTGACATTGGTGCTGACTGTTCTTTCTAGCCGTACTCAGTTTGATAAGTATCCTAATTGCCATGTTTGACTTTGACAAGTGCAAAAATGCTTGCAATTGCCCTCTTACATTTAATGTTTGGTGGAACCTCAAGTTACATTAATATTTGATTGTAGTCTCATCGAGAGAATAGAAAGTACTGTTAGGCGTATGTTTGGTCAATGTTCACATGTTCATACTATTCTGTATGAAATGTTGGAGTCTATGATGAATTGTTAAATTCAATGGCCAAACCGCAATTGCTGTAAAGCTCTCAACCTCATGGTCTAGAGATATTTCAAATACATGTTCCTTTTAATATATATAGTACAAAAGCAAATCCCTATGTTAAATGATTAGAACTGGCTGGGCATCTGTCTATACAATATTAATTAATTTTTTGAAATAATATCCAACACATTTGCAGCCCGCTTTTTTGTGAATTTGGCGTAACACTATTTTCCTGCCAATATAAGCTCCGGTGGAATTTTATTGTGCATTCAACAGGATAGCATGAGTTGCACCTTACCATTACAGAGTACAATTTTAGTTTTTAATATGTGAGTGTTGCTCACTTATTGGTGACTTGTGACCTTAAACCAGAGTCCTAACAGTGAAGTATCACATTTTAGCTGCTATTGCACTTGTTTATTAATTGTACTTGATCAATAATTATAGGCCATCTCATGGACAAGATAGAAGCTGGAAATGCCCTGCACAGAGCTTTCAGTGTTTTCCTTTTCAACTCCAAATATGAATTGCTACTACAGGTATTCACACAACACTAAATATGGTTGTCTTGCTTTAAGATGTAATGTAAATTCCACTTCATGTTCCTTGAATCCTTGGCTGCAGTTCTGAGTTCACTTCGTTCATTTTCCAATCAAGTAGGTTATGCAACCTTTTGCTATTATGCTTGGAGTAGGTTCTGTGTGTGATTTGGGAAAAAAAAGAATCGTTGTGTATTCAAAATGGGCTTAGCTACTTGACATGAATTCATGATTTCTCAATGGTGGTAGAGGTCTTAGATGGGTTGTGATCAAACTGGAGTTTGGGTGTCTTGGCACATATGAGTGCGATGTTTGGCATTTGCATTTATCCAAGCCTGATATCATGGATAGGTTCAAGTGAAAATTGGGAAAAAGGCCTCTAGCTGAGTTGGTTAGGTGGCTTGAATAGCACTCCTTACGTCCTAAGTTCGACTCCtcatgggagcgaatttcaggctggggtTAGAAAAATCCCCTAGTCGTACCatgccaaagcacaggtctaaggcctGACCCCGATCATGGTCGTTCTCACATGGGCTACGGTGCCGCtgccgctgtgtatgggtggggcagGGGTTATCTCGGCCTGTGTGAGAAGGCCTTCTTAATGCTGCCCGGGGGCTGTCTTACTCCCCGCAGGTCGATTTTTTTAGATTCAACTGAAAATTGGAAACAGCCATAGTTTGTGTTCTGATAGTTCTATTTTGAGTGAACCACGGATTTGGTTGCTCCATGCTTTAGCTGGTGGATGACAAGTTTTTCTTTGCCAGAGCCTACTTTTTCTGTTCCCTAAATGGATGATCCCATTCCTGACATAGAATGGCCATATTGAAGCAATCCCCTCAAAATTATTCTCATTTTATTTTTCTTGAATGCTTCTTGGCTTCTCTTCATATTGAGGAATTGCACTTGCACATTATGCAGCAATCACTACAGCAATCTTCATAAAAAAATTCCCTTGCCTGGTCATGATTATTAGGTAGGTTAATAGCAGGGTTTAATTTACAAGGATAACATCACTTTTGCTTTCATGTAATGCCTCACCTAACATGGAAGAGCATGGATCTCTCTGGAAAATTGTTTGTACTTCTACAAAAGAAAGTATTTATAACAGTCTAGGAAGGAATATGATTAACCATTTTGGAATTAAGGTCCTTCTTAAGAGGGTGCAATTTCAATTTTACCACATAAATTTGGCTGAGTAGAACATGTCTTGCTTCGCTCAAGAACTGTCAGCCTGTTTCTGCTGGTGAAATAGTTGCCGCCATGAATACTATACTGTCCAATACCAGACTACTGGCTTTTAGGATTTTGTTCATGAATCTTACATATCTTTCTGCTCTGTACGAGAAATTTACCTTACGTTCAGTTATGTCTCATCATATATGTAAACAGTTCCACACACTGTAAAGCGACAGCTCAGAACAGTGGACATGAGTCATTTGTTGCCGGTTCTTCTGCCTTTGTTGTATACTGCATTGCTATTTCTCTAAACTGGCTTGTCTAAATCGAAGAGTATTTCCTAAGCTTGTTTACCACAGAAGATATCGTAACATCATAGCCTTTACAGCAAAGGTCTGCAACAAAAGTGACATTTCCACTTGTCTGGACAAACACCTGCTGTAGCCATCCTCTCTACCGCGAGTCAGAGTTGATTGAGGAAAATTGTGCAGGTATATACATATTCCTTGAAGATTGAGGAACCAATCCATACTATTATAGATTTATATGCACCATCCATATTGTTACGTGAACTCTACTCGTGACCAGTCACAATCTTTTATTCTGTTCAGGAGTGAGAAATGCAGCCCAGCGCAAACTATTTGATGAACTGGGAATAGTGGCTGACGAATTACCTGTTGACCAGTTCATTCCGCTCGGGAGGATGCTTTACAAGGCTCCTTCAGATGGAAAATGGGGCGAACACGAGTGTACATACTTGATTGCCTTTTGCTGTTACATGCTGGATTCCCAGTTTTCATACTATTTGTGTTTGCTGTACTCTGCATGTTTCAAGGGACTGTCTTGCAGTTGCAGGCTTTAGAACCTTTCCTATTCTTGTTGTTTCAGTGGATTACCTCTTGTTCATGGTTCGTGACGTGAAGCTCAACCCGAATCCTGAAGAGGTGGCCGATGTCAAGTACATGAACCGCGATCAGCTGAAGGAGCTGCTCAGGAAAGCTGATGCCGGGGAAGATGGCGTTAAGCTGTCCCCTTGGTTCAGGCTGGTGGTGGACAACTTCCTCATGGGCTGGTGGGATCATGTCGAGCAAGGGACTTTGCAGGGGGCAGCGGACATGAAAACCATACATAAATTGTAAGCCTGTAGTCTTGTAGATCGCTAAGCAAGTGGTGTGCTCCGTTGAGAAATAAGCGTTTCTGCTGCTGTTTGCGCTGGCCTTGTTATAGCCATCATTTTGATGGAAATAGTCGATAAAGTTATAATAGAGTGTTCTTAAATCTGGAACATAACTATGAAGATTGAAACCCATCTATGATGTGTAAATTTCTACCGAATGAATGAAAATCGTAGTAATTGGCCAGCAAAAGAAACCTTAACAGTCAAATTATTGATGTTAATCTGTGAAAAAAATTAATATTGCCTATCATGAGAACTTTACCCAAAACACCTCTATGTCTATTTGTAAATTCACATACTATTGCCAATATTTAAGAAACCTAAAATGTCCGGTACCCAACTACCTATTGTAAATTACCCACCACCAGTCCACCAACACTATACTTGGCTATGGTGGATCTAAACAGCTCACAACTAAACCCAACTAAACTTTAGCTAGAGACTAAAATGTACGCAAT
This genomic interval carries:
- the LOC136512516 gene encoding isopentenyl-diphosphate Delta-isomerase I-like; translated protein: MAASAARPLALLASASASLGVRRRAWARLAVSSSSAGSALPSLRGRHSFAASAGGAVMGKPGPGPGAVDADAGMDAVQRRLMFEDECILVDEQDNVIGHESKYNCHLMDKIEAGNALHRAFSVFLFNSKYELLLQQRSATKVTFPLVWTNTCCSHPLYRESELIEENCAGVRNAAQRKLFDELGIVADELPVDQFIPLGRMLYKAPSDGKWGEHELDYLLFMVRDVKLNPNPEEVADVKYMNRDQLKELLRKADAGEDGVKLSPWFRLVVDNFLMGWWDHVEQGTLQGAADMKTIHKL